The Conexivisphaera calida genome includes a region encoding these proteins:
- a CDS encoding shikimate kinase, whose translation MRARAEVNSAVSVLNAAATGFGAAIAISARISALAEPTDGGLEVTFEGVDPGDRRLVEAAASVVSGELGWTGGWRLVIRSELPPRKGLKTSSAVSNALIASMCSALGSDPSPSDVLRMSVLASRMANVTVTGALDDAGASLLGGFVMADNDSGTIEVRRDVDPEGLEVLLGIPAGELEKSAVSREAFAPLVPAALRARDLALEGRYWDAMTVNGLVVSAALGVDSVPAAEAIRAGALGAGITGMGPAIAAVVPEDAAERIASSLARAGLMVMRYRLENEPGVWNAEI comes from the coding sequence GTGCGCGCAAGGGCTGAGGTCAATAGTGCGGTGTCCGTGCTCAACGCCGCCGCAACCGGATTCGGCGCTGCCATCGCGATATCAGCAAGGATCTCCGCGCTCGCGGAGCCGACTGACGGAGGGCTGGAGGTGACTTTCGAGGGCGTGGACCCCGGGGACAGGAGGCTCGTTGAGGCCGCGGCATCGGTCGTGTCGGGGGAGCTCGGCTGGACCGGCGGCTGGAGGCTCGTGATAAGGTCGGAGCTGCCGCCGAGGAAGGGGCTCAAGACGAGCAGCGCGGTCTCGAACGCGCTCATAGCGTCGATGTGTTCCGCCCTCGGATCGGATCCCAGTCCCTCGGACGTCCTCAGGATGAGCGTTCTCGCGTCCAGGATGGCGAATGTGACTGTGACGGGCGCGCTGGACGACGCCGGGGCGAGCCTCCTGGGGGGGTTCGTGATGGCGGACAACGACTCGGGCACCATAGAGGTCCGCAGGGACGTCGACCCGGAGGGCCTGGAGGTGCTCCTGGGGATACCGGCCGGCGAGCTCGAAAAATCGGCCGTCTCTAGGGAGGCGTTCGCGCCGCTCGTCCCCGCCGCCCTCAGGGCCAGGGACCTCGCGCTGGAGGGCAGGTACTGGGACGCCATGACCGTCAACGGCCTCGTGGTCTCCGCCGCCCTGGGAGTTGACTCCGTCCCCGCCGCCGAGGCCATAAGGGCCGGCGCGCTGGGCGCCGGGATAACCGGGATGGGTCCGGCCATCGCTGCGGTGGTCCCCGAGGACGCGGCGGAGCGCATCGCGTCATCCCTCGCGCGGGCCGGCCTCATGGTCATGAGGTACCGCCTGGAGAACGAGCCAGGTGTCTGGAATGCCGAGATTTAG
- the aroC gene encoding chorismate synthase has protein sequence MPANEIGERLRVTFVGESHGRLVGAVMDGVPAGLELSEADLQPMLDLRRPSHGPHSTARAEPDRVEILTGVYRGRTTGAPILIAVPNEDVDSSYYEGPPIPRPGHADYTAWVKYGGYNDPRGGGRFSGRLTAAMVAAGAVSLKLLRLALGVEVIAYTLEIGGVRARDGLSIEELRNRYADPLRCPDPEASRLMSDAVERARRDGDSLGGIVEAIALGVPPGLGEPLVDTLDGDLAKAMFAIPAVKGIEFGAGFGASRLRGSEDNDEYRVLAWRVMKDITNTSCSEDNDEYRVREGRIVTATNNSGGILGGISNGMPIVLRVAFKPVSSIRRPQRSVRLDTMEEVELTVKGRHDVCVVPRAVPVVESMVGMVLADHALRAGRIPAVLR, from the coding sequence GTGCCCGCTAACGAGATCGGTGAGCGCCTGAGGGTCACGTTCGTCGGCGAGAGCCACGGCCGGCTGGTCGGCGCGGTCATGGACGGCGTCCCGGCGGGCCTCGAGCTCTCCGAGGCCGACCTGCAGCCCATGCTCGACCTGAGGAGGCCGTCGCATGGACCCCACTCCACGGCGAGGGCGGAGCCCGACAGGGTGGAGATACTCACCGGGGTCTATCGCGGCAGGACGACCGGCGCCCCAATACTCATAGCGGTGCCGAACGAGGACGTCGATTCATCCTACTACGAGGGACCGCCCATTCCCAGGCCGGGGCACGCGGATTACACCGCCTGGGTCAAGTACGGCGGATACAACGATCCCAGGGGAGGGGGGCGCTTCTCCGGCAGGCTGACCGCGGCAATGGTCGCCGCTGGGGCGGTGTCCCTCAAGCTGCTCCGCCTTGCGCTCGGCGTCGAGGTGATCGCGTACACACTCGAGATAGGGGGCGTGCGCGCCCGCGATGGGCTCTCGATCGAGGAGCTGAGGAACAGGTACGCCGACCCGCTCAGGTGCCCGGACCCGGAGGCCTCGAGGCTGATGTCCGACGCGGTGGAGAGGGCGAGGAGGGACGGCGACAGCCTCGGCGGGATCGTGGAGGCGATCGCACTGGGGGTGCCGCCCGGCTTGGGGGAGCCGCTGGTGGACACGCTCGACGGCGACCTGGCGAAGGCGATGTTCGCGATACCCGCCGTGAAGGGCATCGAGTTCGGGGCCGGGTTCGGCGCCTCAAGGCTCAGGGGCTCGGAGGACAACGACGAGTACCGCGTGCTGGCTTGGCGGGTTATGAAAGACATAACCAATACATCATGCTCGGAGGACAACGACGAGTACCGCGTGAGGGAGGGCAGGATAGTCACCGCGACGAACAACTCCGGCGGCATACTCGGCGGAATAAGCAATGGGATGCCCATAGTGCTCAGGGTCGCCTTCAAGCCGGTCTCGTCCATCCGCAGGCCGCAGCGGAGCGTCAGGCTGGACACGATGGAGGAGGTGGAGCTGACCGTGAAGGGAAGGCACGACGTCTGCGTGGTGCCCAGGGCGGTGCCGGTCGTGGAGTCCATGGTGGGGATGGTCCTCGCGGACCACGCGCTCAGGGCCGGGAGGATACCGGCCGTGCTCAGGTGA
- the aroA gene encoding 3-phosphoshikimate 1-carboxyvinyltransferase has translation MPRFRAPMRITGDYVPPPSKSYTHRALVAAALADGESRVENPLISDDTLATVNAIESMGPRLLRDGDSIIARPSALSPPGDVVNCGESGTTIRFMASLASLTSGGYTILTGGPRLRERPMGPLLDALSQLGVRAESARGDGRPPLIVRGGGMPGGSAEIAASESSQYVSSILLSAPRSRDGVELRVSGMVSRTYVDATLSVMEAFGARYERSGYERFAVEPGGYRPTTFAVPGDYSSAAYPMALVAAVGGSLAVRGLGDLPQADAEIVRVLESMGASVRRIGHGDVVVESRGSLRGGEFDLRDSPDLLPVVAVLGLLASGRTVIRGIAHTRLKESDRPAALVEEIRRIGGSAALGDDWLEVEELRSPRDAVVDDHGDHRIFMAFAVASAALGGRFALARSRSYTKSYPGFIEDMMHLGLEIY, from the coding sequence ATGCCGAGATTTAGGGCGCCGATGCGCATCACAGGGGACTACGTGCCCCCGCCCAGCAAGTCGTACACACACAGGGCACTCGTGGCCGCGGCCCTGGCGGACGGGGAGTCGCGCGTGGAGAACCCCCTGATATCGGACGACACGCTCGCCACTGTCAATGCCATAGAATCGATGGGCCCGCGCCTGTTGAGGGATGGAGACTCGATCATCGCGCGCCCATCCGCGCTCTCGCCCCCGGGGGACGTGGTGAACTGCGGGGAGTCCGGCACGACGATCAGGTTCATGGCGTCCCTCGCCTCGCTGACGTCCGGCGGCTACACGATCCTCACGGGCGGCCCCAGGCTGAGGGAGAGGCCCATGGGCCCACTCCTCGACGCACTGTCGCAGCTGGGGGTCCGCGCGGAGTCGGCGAGGGGAGACGGCAGGCCGCCTTTGATCGTGAGGGGGGGCGGCATGCCCGGGGGGAGCGCCGAGATAGCGGCGTCCGAGTCATCGCAGTACGTCTCATCTATACTCCTATCGGCTCCGCGCTCCCGGGACGGGGTGGAGCTCCGCGTCTCCGGGATGGTCTCCAGGACCTACGTGGACGCGACCCTCTCGGTCATGGAGGCGTTCGGCGCCCGGTACGAGCGCTCTGGGTACGAGCGCTTCGCCGTCGAGCCGGGCGGCTACAGGCCCACCACATTCGCGGTGCCCGGGGACTACTCGTCCGCGGCCTATCCCATGGCGCTCGTCGCCGCAGTCGGGGGATCCCTCGCGGTGAGGGGGCTCGGCGACCTTCCGCAGGCCGACGCGGAGATAGTTAGGGTGCTCGAGTCGATGGGCGCGTCCGTGCGCCGGATCGGGCATGGCGACGTCGTGGTGGAGTCGAGGGGGTCCCTGCGCGGCGGGGAATTCGACCTGAGGGACTCGCCGGACCTCCTCCCGGTGGTGGCGGTCCTGGGGCTCCTGGCCTCCGGCCGCACGGTGATCAGGGGAATAGCCCACACGAGGCTGAAGGAGTCCGACCGCCCCGCGGCGCTCGTCGAGGAGATACGCAGGATAGGCGGGTCCGCAGCGCTGGGGGACGACTGGCTGGAGGTGGAGGAGCTGAGGTCCCCGAGGGACGCGGTCGTGGACGACCACGGGGACCACAGGATCTTCATGGCGTTCGCGGTGGCCTCGGCCGCGCTCGGCGGCAGGTTCGCGCTGGCCCGCAGCAGGAGCTACACCAAGTCCTACCCCGGGTTCATCGAGGACATGATGCACCTCGGGCTGGAGATTTATTAA
- a CDS encoding HIT family protein codes for MRRLWAPWRMEYISSGERGGCVLCEAARDPVEERLVLHRGERAFIIMNKFPYNNGHLMVAPVRHVRLPGELSDEEALEIHRLISASMEALRRAMNPDGFNIGVNVGRHAGAGMDHLHYHVVPRWAGDTNFMPVLADVKVIPQHLRTTYEQLRPLIQEALRGSTSRGPA; via the coding sequence GTGAGGAGGCTCTGGGCGCCGTGGCGCATGGAGTACATATCCTCCGGGGAGCGCGGGGGGTGCGTCCTGTGCGAGGCCGCGAGGGACCCCGTCGAGGAGAGGCTCGTGCTCCACCGCGGGGAGAGGGCGTTCATCATAATGAACAAGTTCCCCTACAACAACGGCCACCTGATGGTGGCGCCCGTCAGGCACGTGAGGTTGCCCGGTGAGCTCAGCGACGAGGAGGCGCTGGAGATCCACAGGCTGATCTCCGCGTCCATGGAGGCGCTGAGGAGGGCGATGAACCCCGACGGCTTCAACATAGGGGTCAACGTGGGCAGGCACGCGGGGGCCGGGATGGACCACCTGCACTACCACGTGGTGCCAAGGTGGGCCGGTGACACGAACTTCATGCCGGTGCTCGCGGACGTGAAGGTCATCCCCCAGCACCTGAGGACAACGTACGAGCAGCTGAGGCCCCTCATCCAGGAAGCATTGAGAGGATCAACCTCCCGAGGCCCAGCCTGA
- a CDS encoding cyclic nucleotide-binding/CBS domain-containing protein: MAITLRAKDVMDKRVVLVDRSEPVSSALRRMLDSGIWSVVVTDDGRPTAVLTERDFVRMCLIRGCDGALSVPAGDVATSPLVTCGPDDPVGYVWKLMVERSVRRVYVVDEGAIVGRVTQTGLFQKLLETFIALSQLVSP; the protein is encoded by the coding sequence ATGGCGATAACGCTCCGCGCGAAGGACGTGATGGATAAGCGCGTAGTGCTGGTCGACAGGTCCGAGCCCGTGTCATCCGCGCTCAGGAGGATGCTCGACTCCGGGATATGGTCGGTGGTCGTCACCGACGACGGCCGTCCCACGGCCGTGCTCACGGAGCGCGACTTCGTCAGGATGTGCCTGATCAGGGGATGCGATGGAGCGCTCTCCGTCCCAGCGGGCGACGTCGCGACCTCCCCGCTCGTCACGTGCGGGCCGGACGATCCCGTCGGATACGTGTGGAAGCTCATGGTCGAACGCAGCGTCAGGAGGGTCTACGTGGTGGACGAAGGCGCCATAGTGGGGCGGGTGACCCAGACGGGCCTCTTCCAGAAGCTGCTGGAGACCTTTATAGCGCTCTCTCAGCTGGTGTCGCCCTGA
- the aroE gene encoding shikimate dehydrogenase, translated as MTDSSTALYCLIGDPVSGSISPQVHTAAYAAMGLNAVYLAFRVSGDAIRPAVEGLRVIARGFNVTIPHKTRVALMVEELTQEASLTSAVNAVMVRDGSLIGHNTDALAASDLIDRLNARGGVATIVGAGGAAKSVAYALWRKGFSRVLVLDRTPDRAEALASGVKALYGLDASGAQLSAQSLVDAVGRSNLLVNATPLGMYGGELEVPDEVLARDLAVMDLAYAPGGTELVRRARARGLRTADGVEFLVSQAAHSISFWTGRWPPVDAMSGAAEEAIGRARKG; from the coding sequence TTGACCGACAGCTCCACGGCGCTCTACTGTCTGATAGGGGATCCCGTGTCAGGATCGATATCCCCCCAGGTCCACACGGCCGCCTACGCGGCCATGGGCCTCAACGCCGTCTACCTGGCATTCAGGGTCAGCGGCGACGCCATCCGTCCCGCGGTGGAGGGCCTGAGGGTGATCGCGAGGGGGTTCAACGTCACCATACCGCACAAGACCAGGGTCGCGCTCATGGTGGAGGAGCTCACACAGGAGGCCTCGCTGACGAGCGCGGTGAACGCGGTTATGGTGAGGGATGGATCCCTGATCGGGCACAACACCGATGCGCTCGCCGCGTCCGACCTGATAGACAGGCTCAATGCGAGGGGCGGCGTCGCCACTATAGTGGGCGCCGGCGGGGCAGCCAAGTCCGTGGCGTACGCGCTCTGGCGCAAGGGATTCTCCAGGGTGCTCGTGCTGGACCGGACTCCCGACAGGGCGGAGGCGCTGGCCTCCGGAGTGAAGGCGCTCTACGGGCTGGACGCGTCCGGCGCGCAGCTCTCCGCGCAGTCGCTGGTCGACGCCGTCGGGAGGTCCAACCTCCTCGTCAACGCCACCCCGCTGGGCATGTACGGCGGGGAGCTGGAGGTGCCCGACGAGGTGCTAGCGCGCGACCTCGCCGTCATGGACCTCGCGTACGCGCCGGGGGGGACCGAGCTGGTCCGCAGGGCCCGCGCCCGCGGCCTGAGGACGGCGGACGGCGTCGAGTTCCTAGTCTCACAGGCGGCGCACTCGATATCCTTCTGGACGGGCAGATGGCCCCCCGTGGACGCGATGAGCGGGGCCGCGGAGGAGGCGATCGGGCGTGCGCGCAAGGGCTGA